The genomic segment GCGCGATCGACGGGAGCGACACGGCCGAGCCGTCGGGCGCATCCGTCGTCATCGCCACCAGGCCCCGCAGATCGCTGTAGGCGGGGATGTACGGCAGGAACCGCGAGTAGTCGACCTTCGACGCCGCGATCTCCTCGAGCGACGCGTTCTGGGGCAGACCCATGAAGCGCTCGAAGGTCCAGCGGCTGCTCGGGTGGAACGACGTGACCTGAGCTGCGAACCCGACGTTCACCACCAGCACGTCGGGAATTCCGAGGCTTCGCGCGTGGCGGGCGATCGTGGTTCCGATCTCCGGATGCGTGGTCTCCGACTCGTCGAACACCAGCGCGGCGCCGTCGAGGAACTCCCCCACGTTCTCCATCGTCACGCCGTCGCGGTAGACGTGCACCACCGCGGCCGGGTTGATCTCCCGCACCTGCTCGCGGAACACCTCCGCCTTCGACCGGCCGTAGGTCGCCGTGGTCGCGCCGGGCACCCGGTTGGCGTTCTGCGGCTCGAAGTCTTCGGGGTCGGCGATGCTGAAGCTCGCCACACCCATCCGGGCGAGCTTGGTGCCCACCTGGAAGCCGACTCCCCCGACTCCGGCGATGGCGACTCGTGATGAGAGGAGGGCTTGCTGCTCCGCCTCGCTCCAGAAGCCGTAGTTCCGCGCGAACTCGGGCGAGTCGAGCGACTTCATCCGCTTTCGGGCACGGCGTCGACGACGGCCGCCGCCCGTTGGGCCCGCGAGACGCGACCGAAGTACTCCAGCGCGCCGTCGGCCGCCGCGAGGGTGCCGAGGATGGTGGCGTTGCGCTCGGTGATGCGGGCTGCCGAGCCGGCGAGGTCGAACTCGACCGGAAGGTTGTAGTCGAGGTAGTGCTCGATGTAGCGGGGCTCACCGATGCGCGAGATGGCGAGCACGCCCGCGAGGTGGCGTTCGAGCCACGGTTCGATGATGGCGAAGGTGCGGCCCACGTGGTGCGAAGAGAAGTAGGCGGACATCAGGGCGAACAGATGCCATTGGATGAGCTCCTGCATCGCCACCCGCTCGTGCCGGGCGATCACCCGGGAGACCTCGACGCATCCGAGGGCCAGCGGATCGTCGGCGAACAGCTCGGGGCAGAAGTCTTCCACCGGCAGCGGACGGTTCTCGCCGTCGGCTCCTTTGATGATGGTGCGGGCGACTCCGACGATTCGCACCCCTTCAGGCGCGTTCTCGAGAACGGCGAAGGTGATGGATCGGGCGTCGTCGTCGTCGCGGTCGGTTCCGTCGGCGGAGAGGTCGGATGGATCGAGCTGACCCGTCTGTTCCACGTAGACTCGTCGTCGGAACTCGAAATGCTGCCGATAGACGTCTTCGAAACCGGGGAGCGCGACGCCGTTGACGCCGATGATGCCTGTGGCCAGTCGAGCCTCAGGCTCGACGATGAACGCGGGGGAACCCGCGATGACCGGAATGACCGCCGCGTTGCTTACGGAGCGATCAATTCGTGACACCGCTCAACTTTCGCGATATCGCCTTCTCGACAGTCGTCGTCCGGAGCACTTCGAATCCTCCGTCTTCAGGGGGTGGGTGGCCGCCCGGCGTGTCCGCGCGAAGCACGCTGCCGATGTCCCGAGCATAGAAGCGCGGCAAGTCGTTTGCAACTTGGGACATTATGTCTCAAAATGGTGCTGAGAGGGGCAATCATGTCTGAGAACAGCTGGACGAAGTCCGGAGCGGGCCGCACGCGCGTGCCGAAAGACGAGGTGCGCGCGAAGCTTCTCGACACCGCGATGTCCCTGGTCCAGGCCAACGGGCTCACCGTCGGTTTCGAGCATCTGCTCATGGATGATCTGATCAAAGAGGCCGGTGTTCCCCGCAGCTCCGTCTACCGCATCTGGGAGTCGAAGGAGGCGTTCTTCGAAGAGCTCCTCAGCGAGGTCGCGAACCAGGTCTCGCCCGGTCGCGCCGACGAGGAGTCCCTCGTGGCCACCTGGGAGTACCTCGGCTTCCGCGCCGACGAGCTGCGCACCGAAGAGGGCCGCCGCCGCATCCTCGTGGATGTGACCGGGCTCGCCGCCGAGCAGAACTTCGAGTCGGTGACGTCCTCCATCCAGTGGCGCACCTACGTCGCGCTCTCCTCCACCGCGCTCTCCTACCCCGACTCCCGCGTGCGTGAGCGCATCATCGAGGCGCTCCGCAACAGCGAACTCGCCTTCCTCGACCAGATGGAGGTGTTCTACCGCAACATCGTTCCCGCGGTCGGCTACCGCCTCCGCCCCGACCTGAACGACGACTACCGCCCTCTCGTGGTGGCCGCCGCCGCCATCATCGAGGGCCTCGGCATCGCCCGCACCACCATCCCCGACCTGGTGGAGGGCCGCTACAACGTCGACAACGAGGGCCGCCCGGCTGAGGTGTCGCTCGCCGCGATCTCCTACCACGCCATCATCATGGCGTTCATCGTGCCCGACCCGGCCTACGACGCGGAGGCCGCGATCGCACGACTGAGCTCCGGCATCGACGAGATGCCCGTGGTGCAGCCGCGCAGCCGCGATTACGAGATCCTCGACGACTGAGTCGCGGGGCTTCTCGGTTCGTAGGCGAAGAGCATCCGGAGCTCGCCGTCGTCGACCGTGACGGTGGAACGACCGAACACGGCGTTCATGACGGTGATGGATGCGCCGAAACGGATGCGTACGCCTGATTCGCCGCCCGCATAGGGCGCCCGCAACAGGATGCTCCGATGCGTGCCCACCTCGCGCAGCCGCACCTCCACCGGCGAGCGCGTCGACGTGGTGTGCACCTCGATCAGTGCCGTGATCACGGCCCGCAGCGCGACCTTCTGCTCCATCGCGAAGCCCTCGGCCAGGTCGTCGGGGTCGTCGACGCGAAGGTCGTCGGGATGCGCGCGCTCGAGTCGCCGGAGCCAGGGCAGCCCCATTTCGGTGATGATCACGGAGCGCAGCACGGCTGAGATGCGACGCGCCTCTGCCACGTCGGCCTCGGTCACCTCGCCTCGGGCGAGCACGCTCTCGAGAAAGGGCACGACCTCCACCGACAGCGCCTGCCGACCCGAGTCGCGCAGCAGTTCACGCAGCCGGATACGCACCCGGCGGCTCAGTCCGGTCTGCTCCCGCACGGCGGATTCCGCCGCACGCGAGAGCAGCAGGCTCACCCGGTAGGAGAACACCGAGGCGCCCACCCCGAACAGCACCACCGGCGTGCTCGCGATCACGGCCGAGGTGAGCGGAGAGGCGATCGCCGGCATCGCCAGGGTCTCGAGAGCTGCGGTGGCGCCGACGACGACCGCACTCAGCGCCGTGACCAGGGCGAGGTCGCGACCCGGCCGGAACTCCGCGAACGCGAGGATGACGACGCCCGTCACGAGCGGACCCCAGTTGTCCCAGATCACGTTCGACGTGCCCCAGGTGCTGATGCTCGACGACACGCTCGCGAGCACCGCCGACAGCACGGTGACGACGAGGCCCGCGAAGCGCACCGGCGTGCGCACCGGTTCGGTTTCCACGACCACGAGCACGGCGGCGATCACCACGAACACGATCGCCAGACCGGCGAAGACGGGGTCGCGGATCTCGTCGGCTCCGGCGAGCGTGCGGAGAATGGCGTAGATGAGCGACCCGACCGCCGCGGCGCCGACCAAGGGATAGATCGACCGGGCGATGATCGGATCGAGTCTCTGCGGTACCCCCCGCCAGGCGATGAAGCCGATCATCCCGGCTCCCACGCGTGTTCGGGTGCCACCGGCAGCGTGAACATGTAGGCGGTGCCGTTGCCGGGCGAGGTCCAGAGCTGGGTCTGCCCGCCGGCGTCTCGGATGCGGCCCTGGATCGATTGCGAGACCCCGAAGCGGTCGGGCGGCACCGCGGCCGGGTCGAAGCCGCGGCCGGCGTCGGCGATCATCACGACCACCGCATCCGCTTCGCCGTCGACCACGATCTCGGCGCGGTCGACGCCCGAGTGCTGCCGAACGTTCACGAGAGTCTGGCGCAGAGCGAGGGCGAGGGCAGCTGCGACCGCGGGGGTGAAGCGATGCAGGGAGGCGATGTCGCCGTCGACGTCGACGGCGAGGCCTTCGGCGTGGCTCGTCGCCACGACGTCGGCCAGGCCGGCCGGCAGTTCACCCGCTCGCGAGGTGGCAGCTCCGGGGGCGGAGGCGTCGTCGGGCCACCACGAGCCTTCGGCGATGAGCGCCAGGTCGCGCTGGATCGCCGAGCGCTGCGCGTCGCCGAGTGGCCCGGGCGGTTGGTGCGAGAGCACGGTCAGCTCGCTCAGCACGGTGTCGTGGAAGAGGGCGACGACCTGCGATTCGAGTTCCTGCTGGTAGTGCATGGCGTCCGCCTCGTGCCGTGCGCGCGCTACGGCGCGGTGATCGCTCGCCGTCCGGTGCCGCAGCAGAAGATCGGCGGCCGAGATGACGACCACGACGGCGGTGCAAGCGGCCGTGAGGTAGTCGAACGACGGCAGGTGGCCGGCGTTCATCGCCGCCGCGTACACCGCGAGCTGGCCGAGGAGGTAGGCGGTGCAGATCAGCACGAGCGATTGCAGGCCGAGCACGCGGGGCGCGACCGTGTAGACCACCGCGATCTGCGGGAGGGAGAGGATAAACGGGGATTCGACGATCGCGTCCGGTGCCGCGTTGATGAGGATCGACGAGTAGAAACCGATGCTGACCGCGGCGACCGCGAGGTAGGCGATCGTGACGCGGAGGTCGTCGCGGCGGTGGCGCACCGCCATGGCGACCACGATCGGCACCAGGAACACCAAGGCGAGCCAGGCTTCGTGGGTCGGCGAGTTGATGGTGCGCAGCACCACCAGTACTGCAGCGATGGCGAGCGCGCTCGATCCGAGCGCCAGCGACGCGCTCGAGATGGCGAGCACGACGCTGCGTGCGCTCGCCTCGCGCGGCATCCCCAGTGTCATCGGCACCCCCCAACGATCTCCCCCGAGTCTCGCACGACACGGCGTCCGAAACTCCCCAGACGCTCGTCTGGTAAACAGTCTGTTGCGATCATGTTTCCCCGGCCGATCGCGAGCATCTCCCCTTATATCTTGGGCTCGGCCCACCGGCGGGTTCAGGCTCTCCCGCCGGTGCGATGGACGCACGGCGAGAGAAACGCCCGTGAGCGATACCGTCCTTCTCTCGAACCAGGAGCATCTTGTCCAGATCAGCAAGAGCGTGGAGGAATGTGGCCGTCGCCACAGCACTCTTCGTCGCAGCAACTCCCGTCTTTCTCAGCGCGCCGGCCTTCGCTGCCGGTGCGACCAGTGCCACCACCACGGCCACCGCATCCGGCCCCGTCGCTTCCGGCGACGACTGGTCGGTCGTCGAGGTTCCCGGCGGCTACGAGGTCACGAAGACCCTCGCGGCCCCGATCGACATCCGGAGCGACGCCCCCACCCTCTGGGCCGACGGCGTCGAGCTCGGCATCGCGACCCAGTCGCTCGACGGCCTCACCCTCTCCCTCACCACCACCGACCCTGAGGTCGCCACCGCGACCGAGGTCGACCAGGGCTGGTCGGGCGCAGGCGACCCCACGATCGAGGCGCCGGTCGACAGCTCCGAGCTGCACTCCCTGACCGACCAGGTGCCGCTGGCGAAGCCGGATGCACCCACCCTCGCCGAAGACCCCTCGACCCCGGGGCAGTACGAGGTCGAGCGCGACGACTACAACCTGGGCGATGAGGCGGAGGACATCCGCGACTTCGGCCGCAAGGGCGAGATCCGCGCCGCCGTGTGGATGCCGATCGGCGCCCCCGGTGAGCGCCCGGTCGTGGTGTTCCTGCACGGTCGGCACACCTCGTGCGCCGGCGCCATCCCGTCGGGGGCGGTCGCCCGCGCCTGGCCCTGCTACCCGGCTGACGAGTCGACCGGTTACGAAGGCCAGGTCGATGTCGAGAGCTACCTCGGCTACAACGACGCAGCGCAGATCCTCGCGTCGCAGGGCTATGCCGTAGTGTCGATCTCGGCCAACGCGATCAACGCCCTCGACGGCTCGCTCGCCGATGACACCGGTGCCGCAGCCCGCGCGCAACTGGTGATGGACCACCTGACGCTCCTCCGGGAGGCGAACGACGGCCAGTCCGTCGGCCTCCCCGCAGCGCTGAAGGGCCGACTCGACCTGAACAACGTGGGCCTCATGGGCCACTCGCGTGGTGGCGAGGGCGTCGTGCGCGCCGCTCTGCTCAACATCCAGCAGGGCGAGCCGTTCGGCATCAAGGCCGTTCTGGGTATGGCTCCCACCGACTACTCGCGCATGACGCTTCCGGATGTTCCCACGGCGATGGTTCTGCCCTACTGCGACGGCGACGTCGAAGACCAGATGGGCCAGAAGTACATCGACGACTCGCGTCACGCCTACGGCGACGACGTGCTGCGTTCCTCCGTGCTCGTAATGGGCGGCAACCACAACTACTTCAACACCGCGTGGACGCCGGACAAGTACCCGGTCGCCACCAGTGACGACTGGTCGATCATGGATCGCAACCAGACCGACCCGACCTGTGGCGCATCCGCTCCCAGCCGGCTCACCGCTGATGAGCAGTACGCCTTCGGCAACGCCTACATGGCCGGCTTCTTCCGTCTCACCCTCGGTGGCGACCAGCAGTTCATGCCGATGTTCGACGGCTCCGACGCCGAGCCTGCCTCGGCCGGTCGTGCCGACGTGCGCGTCTCGGCCACACTGCCCACATCCGACCGCGTCGACATCGCGAACTTCGACACCCCCGACACCGCCATCCAGGCCGTCGGGGCGGGCACCTACCAGAACTGCGAGAGCATGAGCCCGCTCGACGTGCCGGCGACCCAGCCGTACTGCGTCACCGCGCTGCAGTTCGCGCAGGCTCCGGATTACGGATTCACCAGCGCCATCTACGGCAACGGCCGCGCCACCTCGGTGCCCTCGGCTCCGTCGCTGCACTTCACCTACACCGCTCCGGCTTCGCCCTCCGCGGCTGCCGGCGAGCTCCGCGTGCCGGTGCCTGCTGCGGCGGCGGACTTCTCGGGCTCCGAGTCGCTGTCGTTCCGGGTGTCGCCGGATGACTCGGTGCCGATCGGTGGCAGCACCGACCTCACCGTGACCGTCGTCGACGGATCGGGCGGAAGCGCATCCGTCACCGCTTCGCAGTTCGGTGACGCACTGAACGTGCTGCCGGGTTCCACGAACCCGCTGCGCAAGGTGCTGCTGCAGCAGATCGCGGTGCCGGTCTCCGCCTTCACGGGCGTCGACCTCACCGACATCCAGCAGGTGCGGTTCACCGCTCCCCGGGCCGCGGGTGGCGTGCTGCTCTCCGACCTGAGCCTGTTCAACGCTCCGACGCTCGGAACGCCGACCATCTCCACCCGTCCGGTCGTGTCGATTCCGGATGTCGCGGTAGAAGAAGGAGCGGGAGTCGGCTCGGTCGACGTTCCGGTCGTTCTGTCCCGGCCGGCCGAGGAGGCCGCGACGGTGTTCGTGAGCGCGATCCCGTCGTCGTCGAGCGGCAAGGTGCTGTCGGCGATGCAGAAGGTGGAGTTCGCTCCGGGTGAGGTCTGCAAGACGGTGACCGTGCCCGTGCAGGGCGACTCGGCCACCTCGACCAGCGCGACGGCGTCGTTCATCACGAACGCGTCCGACACCCAGGGCGGCGCCACGATCGGTGACTCGTTCGGCAAGATCGTCGTTCGTGAAGACGACGGCGTGGTTGCACGCGACGGAACCTCACTGCCCTCGGCTCCCGAGGTCGGTGCGCAGGGCGATGCCTGTGCCGAGGCGCTCGCGCTCTCGACTCCGGGCTCGCTCACGTCGTCGTCGGCGTCGCTCAACCGCGGCGACACGGTGACGGTGACGGGCAGCGGGTTCCGCACCGGCGAATCCGTCTCCCTCACGCTCGGAGCGGCCACCGTGGGAACGGTCGTCAGCACCGACGGAACGGTCTCGTTCGAGGTGACGGTTCCGGCCGACACCCCGTTCGGAACCAGCACCTTCACTGCCACGGGCGCCGGTTCGCGCTTCACGGCTGCCACGCCGGTGACCGTCGGACCGGCCGTCGACCGCATCGGTGGCGCCGACCGCTACGAGGTCGCGGTGAACACGTCGAAGGACGGGTTCCCCGACGGAGCGAAGACGGTCTACGTCGCCTCGGGCGCCGTGTTCCCGGATGCGCTCTCCGCGGCACCCGCGGCGGCCGTTGCCGATGCGCCGGTGCTGCTCACCACGGCCGACACACTGCCGGCTGGGGTGAAGGCTGAGATCGAGCGGCTCAAGCCGACGTCGATCGTGATCGTCGGTGGCACGGCCAGCGTGAGCAAGGCTGTGGAGAAGCAGCTTGGTGCGATTGCGTCGGTCAGCCGCCTCGGTGGCGCCGACCGGTTCGCGGCCTCGCTCGCGGTGGCTGCGGCGGCCTTCCCGAAGGGTGCGACCACGGCTGTGCTCGCCACCGGACGGAACTTCCCGGATGCGCTCTCGGCGGGTGCCGCGATCGGTGCCCAGGGTCCGGTCATCCTGGTCGACGGTGAGGCCTCTGGTCTCGATGCCGCCACGACCAAGCTGCTGACCGACCTCGGGGTGAAGGAGATCGCGATCGCCGGTGGCGAGGCTTCGGTCTCGCCCGGCATCCAGGCCGACGCCGAGGCGATCACCGCCACGGTGCGACTCGGAGGTGCCGACCGCTACGCCGCGTCGCAGGCCATCAACGCGCACTTCTTCACCAGTGCCGACCGCGTGCTGCTGGCGACCGGGGCGAACTTCCCCGACGCCCTCGCCGGGTCTGCTCTGGCGCCGAAGGTCGGTGGCCCGCTGTTCACGGTGCCCGGCACCTGCATCCCCGCGGAGACGCTGGCGCAGATCACTTCGCTCGGGGCAACCCGTGTGACGCTGCTGGGTGGCGAGAACTCGCTGTCGACGGCGGTGGAGTCACTCACCGCTTGCGCGGCCGCTTGACGCCAGTCGCATGAACTGTCCCGCCCCATCGCTCGCGCGGTGGGGCGGGACTTTGTCTTTTCTGACCCTGGCCGGTTCTTCTCAAACCATAACGATATTGTCAGCCCCATCGCCGTGGAATCACGAAGGAGGACGTGTGCGCCAACCGGTCGCCATCATCGCGAATAAGGTTCCTGAGATCACGGCGTTGTTCTGGGCGACCAAGATCCTGACGACGGGTATGGGTGAGACCACATCCGATTTCATCGTGACCACGATCGACCCGGTAGTCGGGGTCGCCGTCGCGTTCGTGGCTCTGGTGGCAGTGTTCGCCCTGCAGTTCCAAAGCCGCCGGTATGTTCCGTGGGTCTACTGGCTGACCGTGGTGATGGTCAGTGTGTTCGGCACGATGTCCGCCGATGTGGCGCACGTGCAGTTCGACATCCCGTACGCCATCTCGACCGGTGCGTTCGCGGCCGCACTAGCCGTCGTGTTCAGCGCCTGGTACCTGACGGAGCGAACACTGTCGATCCATCGGATCGACAGTACGCGCCGGGAGATCTTCTACTGGGCCACCGTGCTCACGAGTTTCGCGCTCGGCACGGCCGCCGGCGACCTGACTGCCACCGTGCTCGGTCTCGGCTACTTCGGATCTGGAGTGCTGTTCACCGCAGCCATCGCGGTGCCGGCCGTCGGATATCGCTTCTTCCGCCTGAACGGAGTAGTCGCGTTTTGGATCGCTTACGTGCTGACCCGGCCGGTGGGAGCATCCTTCGCCGACTGGTTCGGAGTGGCACCAGAGCGCGGCGGTGTCGGGATCGGCACGGGGCTCGTCAGTCTGGTGCTCGCCGCTGCCATCACTCTGTGTGTTATCGCGTTGAGTCGCAGCCCTGTCCGTCACCGGTGGCGCTGAGAGCAGGCAGGCAGTGGCGCCCCAGGTGCCACCCGCACTTCTCTGTGCACGGCCCCCGTCCGGGGGTCGCGGTACGCTGGAGTGGTGTCGATCCGTCAGGAACAGAAGGCGGAGACCCGCGCGCAGATCATGGCAGCCGCGGCCACCGAGTTCGCGGCGCACGGCTATGCGGGTGCGACGTTCACGAGCATCGCTGCGGCGATGGGCAAGCCGAAGTCGGCGCTCGGCTACCACCAGTTCCGGTCGAAGCAGGAGATCGCGAGCGCGATCGTCTCGCAGCACTATGAGCGCTGGGCGGCGTTCCGTGCGTCGGTCGATCGCTCGGTGCCGGCGGGGTTGCCCCGGCTGCTGAGCTTCATCTTGACGGTGGCGTTGGATGCGCGTGCCGACCCGCAGGGGCGTGCTGCCATCCGTCTGCTGCTCGAGCGCGGGTCGAGTGGTGTCGACATCGCCGAGCCGCCGTTCCGCTGGCGCGATCTGAGCACGGCCGACGTCGAAGACGCGGTGCGGCTCGGGCAGCTGCCTGACGGCGGCGCGTCGTCGGCGGCTTCGGTGGGCGGGATGATTCTCACCGCGGGCCTCGGGCTGTTCGAGGCCGAGAACCACGGTGTGCAGCCGGTCGACACCGAGGCGGCGCTGCGCGCGCTGTGGCGCGCCCTGCTCGCCGGCGCGGGTGCCACCGACGCCGAGGGCGCGCTCGCGGCGACCCGCTCGGTGCTGGAGTAGCCGCTACCCGACCCCGTGCCGTGAGCGTATCCAGAGCTCGTCGGCGCAATCCTCAGAACAGGCGCGAGCGTTGTAGACCATGTCTTCGCGCCGCACCCGGATGCCGCAATTGCGGCACCGTCGGAGGCGAGCAACGAACCGCACGGTCGGCTGCGCCCTCATGCGGCCTCACCCCGCACGTACTCGCGTAGGTAGGTGATGAGTATGGATTCCAGGTTCTCGCCTCGTGCCGCGGCAATAAGACGAGCTCGCTTTTCGAGGGCGTCGGATGCTCCGACGATCCGCTCTGATTCAGTGGCTGTCATGGCCCAATTCTATCGGGTGACGCAACACCTAACCAGACTTTTGCTCAACTAATTCGTGCCAATATTAGATGGTGCCCAATCAGCCCAAAACCCCAGTCAAAGGCTTTCGCATCCCTGTCGACCTCTACGACGCCGCGTTGGCGAAGGCGCAGAGCGAAGGCCGCACTCTCACCGACGTCGTGCGCGAGGCACTACACCGCTACATCGACGCGGACTGACTTCCGCCCTTATGTCCAGCGGCGGACCAGCCCTCGCAGCACGATGAGCGCCTACTGCGACGCGCCCGCTGAGATCGTCCACAACGAGTACTCATCAGGGTCACGCAGCCCAGTCAGCTGGACGAAGGAAGGGTCGGTGCCCTCGATAGTCGATACATCGAACATCACTGAAACCTCCAAGCCGCCCTTCACATGAGTGTCGAAGGAGCTGACGTTGTCCAGAAATCCGAACCCGGCATCGACAAGCGCAGCAGAGATGGCTTGGGTGTCCCCCTTGATCAACGCAACCCAGGAGACGCCAGGAGTGGCAGTAATTATGCAGGTGACCGGCACCGCACGGGATACCGCTCGGACTTTAGGAGGGGGCGTGACAGCGTGCCAGGGCACGTCTGATTCAAACCAGGCCGCCAATCCGTCGCAATTGATCCCATCGACCGTCGACGCTGAGGCCGATTCGTCGGGAGTCGTCGGTGTCGATGGCGCAGTATCGCCCGGTGCAGGCGCCACTGCGTCCTGATCTGCGGGTGTCGCGGTAGCGCTGTCTTCTGACCCGTAACTTCTGGTAGACGAGTCTGTCGCCTTCGGAGGACCCGTGGCGGGGACGCAAGACGCTAACATCAACGTCGCTGCGATCAAGCTCGCCCACACGCTGAAATGTGCCCGCTTCGCGCGCCCCATACTCCGCCCCTCGCGTGAAAATCCTATTCCTCCATTCTGTGCCGATGAGATGGGTAAGCGCGGTCTCGATATGATCGAGCTCAGCCAGAGGGAGGCACCCTGTACAGATCGCCGATAGTGCGGCAAGTCTCCACCGTGCTAATCATTGTGTACGGAATAGCTGTATTGGTCGTGGTCGCTTGGCCAACGCCCGTCGACTCAGGATCAGGCGGGCTGTTGTTCCGTGCCCTTCGCGTCTTGCACCAACATGGGCTGCCGGAGTTCGTCAGTTACAACGTCGTCGAATTTGCAGCGAACATCGCAATGTTCGTGCCACTCGGCGTCCTGATTGCTTTGCTGTTCGGTCCGCGCTGGTGGTGGGTCACAATTGTGGCTTGCCTAGCCCTTTCGATCTCGATCGAGGTCTACCAGTATCAATTCCTGCCGTACCGGTATGCGACCGTCCGAGACGTGCTGGCAAATTCCGCGGGCGGAGCAATCGGCGCAATCGCTGCAGTTATCGCGATCGCCTGGCTTCGTCGTTCCTGGGTTGAAGAGGAACCAAGATGATCACGACAGTGCAGCCATGCGAATCACACGGCGTCGT from the Herbiconiux aconitum genome contains:
- a CDS encoding ThiF family adenylyltransferase, which encodes MKSLDSPEFARNYGFWSEAEQQALLSSRVAIAGVGGVGFQVGTKLARMGVASFSIADPEDFEPQNANRVPGATTATYGRSKAEVFREQVREINPAAVVHVYRDGVTMENVGEFLDGAALVFDESETTHPEIGTTIARHARSLGIPDVLVVNVGFAAQVTSFHPSSRWTFERFMGLPQNASLEEIAASKVDYSRFLPYIPAYSDLRGLVAMTTDAPDGSAVSLPSIAPGVDLASAIGTTQAFLHLTAGVSNRRRQPIWAPRLAYLDAYAFRGRIVRAGRMTHLRHVVVAAVRDRLGRNPQGSYTHADIARRGPGDT
- a CDS encoding COG4705 family protein translates to MRQPVAIIANKVPEITALFWATKILTTGMGETTSDFIVTTIDPVVGVAVAFVALVAVFALQFQSRRYVPWVYWLTVVMVSVFGTMSADVAHVQFDIPYAISTGAFAAALAVVFSAWYLTERTLSIHRIDSTRREIFYWATVLTSFALGTAAGDLTATVLGLGYFGSGVLFTAAIAVPAVGYRFFRLNGVVAFWIAYVLTRPVGASFADWFGVAPERGGVGIGTGLVSLVLAAAITLCVIALSRSPVRHRWR
- a CDS encoding cell wall-binding repeat-containing protein → MAVATALFVAATPVFLSAPAFAAGATSATTTATASGPVASGDDWSVVEVPGGYEVTKTLAAPIDIRSDAPTLWADGVELGIATQSLDGLTLSLTTTDPEVATATEVDQGWSGAGDPTIEAPVDSSELHSLTDQVPLAKPDAPTLAEDPSTPGQYEVERDDYNLGDEAEDIRDFGRKGEIRAAVWMPIGAPGERPVVVFLHGRHTSCAGAIPSGAVARAWPCYPADESTGYEGQVDVESYLGYNDAAQILASQGYAVVSISANAINALDGSLADDTGAAARAQLVMDHLTLLREANDGQSVGLPAALKGRLDLNNVGLMGHSRGGEGVVRAALLNIQQGEPFGIKAVLGMAPTDYSRMTLPDVPTAMVLPYCDGDVEDQMGQKYIDDSRHAYGDDVLRSSVLVMGGNHNYFNTAWTPDKYPVATSDDWSIMDRNQTDPTCGASAPSRLTADEQYAFGNAYMAGFFRLTLGGDQQFMPMFDGSDAEPASAGRADVRVSATLPTSDRVDIANFDTPDTAIQAVGAGTYQNCESMSPLDVPATQPYCVTALQFAQAPDYGFTSAIYGNGRATSVPSAPSLHFTYTAPASPSAAAGELRVPVPAAAADFSGSESLSFRVSPDDSVPIGGSTDLTVTVVDGSGGSASVTASQFGDALNVLPGSTNPLRKVLLQQIAVPVSAFTGVDLTDIQQVRFTAPRAAGGVLLSDLSLFNAPTLGTPTISTRPVVSIPDVAVEEGAGVGSVDVPVVLSRPAEEAATVFVSAIPSSSSGKVLSAMQKVEFAPGEVCKTVTVPVQGDSATSTSATASFITNASDTQGGATIGDSFGKIVVREDDGVVARDGTSLPSAPEVGAQGDACAEALALSTPGSLTSSSASLNRGDTVTVTGSGFRTGESVSLTLGAATVGTVVSTDGTVSFEVTVPADTPFGTSTFTATGAGSRFTAATPVTVGPAVDRIGGADRYEVAVNTSKDGFPDGAKTVYVASGAVFPDALSAAPAAAVADAPVLLTTADTLPAGVKAEIERLKPTSIVIVGGTASVSKAVEKQLGAIASVSRLGGADRFAASLAVAAAAFPKGATTAVLATGRNFPDALSAGAAIGAQGPVILVDGEASGLDAATTKLLTDLGVKEIAIAGGEASVSPGIQADAEAITATVRLGGADRYAASQAINAHFFTSADRVLLATGANFPDALAGSALAPKVGGPLFTVPGTCIPAETLAQITSLGATRVTLLGGENSLSTAVESLTACAAA
- a CDS encoding sensor histidine kinase; its protein translation is MPMTLGMPREASARSVVLAISSASLALGSSALAIAAVLVVLRTINSPTHEAWLALVFLVPIVVAMAVRHRRDDLRVTIAYLAVAAVSIGFYSSILINAAPDAIVESPFILSLPQIAVVYTVAPRVLGLQSLVLICTAYLLGQLAVYAAAMNAGHLPSFDYLTAACTAVVVVISAADLLLRHRTASDHRAVARARHEADAMHYQQELESQVVALFHDTVLSELTVLSHQPPGPLGDAQRSAIQRDLALIAEGSWWPDDASAPGAATSRAGELPAGLADVVATSHAEGLAVDVDGDIASLHRFTPAVAAALALALRQTLVNVRQHSGVDRAEIVVDGEADAVVVMIADAGRGFDPAAVPPDRFGVSQSIQGRIRDAGGQTQLWTSPGNGTAYMFTLPVAPEHAWEPG
- a CDS encoding TetR family transcriptional regulator, encoding MSIRQEQKAETRAQIMAAAATEFAAHGYAGATFTSIAAAMGKPKSALGYHQFRSKQEIASAIVSQHYERWAAFRASVDRSVPAGLPRLLSFILTVALDARADPQGRAAIRLLLERGSSGVDIAEPPFRWRDLSTADVEDAVRLGQLPDGGASSAASVGGMILTAGLGLFEAENHGVQPVDTEAALRALWRALLAGAGATDAEGALAATRSVLE
- a CDS encoding TetR/AcrR family transcriptional regulator, whose translation is MSENSWTKSGAGRTRVPKDEVRAKLLDTAMSLVQANGLTVGFEHLLMDDLIKEAGVPRSSVYRIWESKEAFFEELLSEVANQVSPGRADEESLVATWEYLGFRADELRTEEGRRRILVDVTGLAAEQNFESVTSSIQWRTYVALSSTALSYPDSRVRERIIEALRNSELAFLDQMEVFYRNIVPAVGYRLRPDLNDDYRPLVVAAAAIIEGLGIARTTIPDLVEGRYNVDNEGRPAEVSLAAISYHAIIMAFIVPDPAYDAEAAIARLSSGIDEMPVVQPRSRDYEILDD
- a CDS encoding VanZ family protein; protein product: MRQVSTVLIIVYGIAVLVVVAWPTPVDSGSGGLLFRALRVLHQHGLPEFVSYNVVEFAANIAMFVPLGVLIALLFGPRWWWVTIVACLALSISIEVYQYQFLPYRYATVRDVLANSAGGAIGAIAAVIAIAWLRRSWVEEEPR